In the Nicotiana tabacum cultivar K326 chromosome 16, ASM71507v2, whole genome shotgun sequence genome, one interval contains:
- the LOC107823129 gene encoding COP9 signalosome complex subunit 4 encodes MESAFASASAISDQRQKIEQYKHILSTVLASSDILQAKQFIDHMLSDDVPLVVSRQLLQTFAQELGRLEAEVQKEVAHYTLNQIQPRVVSFEEQVLIIREKLAVLYESEQQWSKAAQMLSGIDLDSAMRVVDETFIVSKCVQIARLYLEDDDAVNAEAFINKASFKVNGIKNEVLNLQYKVCYARILDLKRKFLEAALRYYDISQIEKRQIGDEEIDEAALEQALAAAVTCTILAAAGPQRSRVLATLYKDERCSKLKIYPILQKVYLERILRKPEIDAFAEELKPHQQALLPDNFTVLDRAMIEHNLLSASKLYTNISFDELGTLLGIPPQKAEKIASRMIFEDRMRGSIDQVEGVIHFEDDTEELQQWDQQIMGLCQALNDVLDSMAKKGLPIPV; translated from the exons ATGGAGAGCGCGTTCGCTAGCGCCTCGGCGATCAGCGACCAACGCCAGAAAATCGAACAGTACAAGCACATTCTCTCCACCGTTCTCGCATCTAGCGACATTCTACAAGCCAAGCAATTCATCGATCACA TGTTATCGGATGATGTGCCCTTGGTGGTATCAAGGCAGCTATTGCAGACATTTGCACAAGAACTTGGGAGATTGGAAGCAGAGGTTCAAAAGGAAGTAGCGCATTATACTCTCAATCAGATACAGCCTCGTGTTGTGTCCTTTGAAGAACAG GTGTTGATCATTCGGGAAAAACTTGCAGTGTTATACGAGTCTGAACAACAATGGTCAAAAGCAGCCCAGATGCTCAGTGGCATCGATTTAGATTCTGCAATGAG AGTTGTTGATGAGACTTTCATAGTTTCAAAATGTGTCCAAATTGCTCGTCTATATCTCGAG GACGATGATGCAGTTAATGCAGAAGCTTTTATTAATAAAGCTTCCTTTAAAGTTAACGGCATCAAGAATGAAGTATTGAATTTGCAGTACAAG GTTTGCTATGCTAGAATTTTAGATTTGAAGAGAAAATTCTTGGAAGCTGCCTTGCGTTACTATGACATTTCTCAGATTGAGAAGCGACAAATTGGTGACGA AGAAATTGATGAAGCTGCGTTAGAGCAAGCTCTGGCAGCTGCTGTGACGTGCACAATTTTGGCTGCAGCAGGTCCTCAACGATCTCGTGTACTTGCCACACTGTACAAA GATGAGCGTTGCTCCAAATTAAAAATCTATCCAATCTTGCAGAAG GTCTATCTGGAGAGAATCTTGAGAAAACCTGAAATTGATGCTTTTGCAGAAGAGTTGAAGCCACATCAG CAAGCACTTTTGCCTGATAACTTCACAGTTTTGGATCGTGCTATGATTGAACATAATCTCTTGAGTGCTAGCAAACTTTATACAAATATAAG TTTTGATGAGTTGGGCACTTTGTTGGGCATTCCCCCTCAAAAG GCTgagaaaattgcttcaagaatgaTTTTCGAAGATAGAATGCGGGGATCTATTGATCAG GTTGAAGGTGTCATACATTTTGAGGATGACACTGAAGAACTACAACAGTGGGATCAACAG ATCATGGGCCTTTGCCAAGCTCTCAATGATGTTCTTGATAGCATGGCGAAGAAGGGCCTCCCTATTCCTGTCTAG